TGAGAAGCATTGACCCCCCACAGCGTTGTCGCAGCAGCCACTGACCTTTACTTGTTCGTCATTGGCAGACTTGGTGGTACCCCTCATGTCtgtttctccttctccccctaaTGCCTCTCTCACACCATTTATGtcattctttctctcctctccccccagcatgtctgtctcacctctccccccagcatgtctctctcctctccccccagcatgtctcaatCACCtatccccccagcatgtctctctcacctctcccccagtatgtctctctctcctctcccccagaatgtctctctcacctctccccccagcacatctctgtctcctctccccccagcatgtctctctctcctccccttagcatgtctctctcacctctcctcccccagcatgactctctcacctctcccctcccagcatctctctctcctctccctcccctgaccccccacagcatgtctttctctctaatCTTTTTAAAATtgtatggcaatgctttactagccactaatgtgtatgtatgtctttgcatgtatgtatgtacagtatgtacagtatgtatgtatgtctttatttatatatcgccattaatgtacatagtgcttcacagcagtaatacacgtgacaatcatatagctaacaaataatataaataacacatgatggaaagaagtgcttcagacataaaagtaacatttaggaaaaggagtccctgctccgaagagcttacaatcttacaaTCTAAAGGTGTTCAGCTTGTCATGGAAAACCATGGCTTGTTGACCATTTGGGCTTTTAAGGATTTAGAAGTTCAAGTTATTTCAAGTTATTTCTTATAATGTAATGTATTTCATATTATTTCTTATCACCTACTCCATGTtagtttagcttatcttgcctatgtatataatgggcaatATTTTGTGCTaatgccagcctggagtaggtgattaAAAAAGTGTGGTATTTCTGAAAATAACCCCCATTCTGATAAATATTGCAATGTGATATATAACCGATAATACAAAAATGTGGTAttagacctttttttttttaccagatccaattttttaaaatttttGGCATTGATGTATTTGCACTATAAAAATAATGCTTTTTGGGTGGCAGTGATACCGCATTTTTTGCTTATACAGCTTGATGTATCCAGACCTTAGTGTCAAAATCAGTGCCTACTTAAAATTCCAATTATTTGATCATATTGATGTTAAAAGTTGAACATCTGTATAAATATTCTTCATTTCTAGAGCCTAAAAAATCTGTGAAATGCATTGCTCCAAACCCATACAAACTTGGATTTGATTTCTCTggaaatatattgtattgtatattgtatatagtggttcccagcactcagtaaGAAAAACCAGGCAAAAGCATCAAATTTGCAATGGTAATGatatattgaaaaaaattatGCAGATCCAGCCAGAGCCAACCCTAATAAAGGCCTAGAGGACACTTCTCATAGAACCAATAAGTAAACAATAAGTGAACAAATAGAAcgggagaggaggtggagggaaAACAAAGGGAACAAAACAGAATGAAAAAACGAGcggggagggagaaaagggggtAAAGACAACGTAAATCAAACACTAAGGTCAAGGTGATTGTATGCAGGGGGTCAACGTTTCGGGGCCTATAATGCCCCTTCTCCAGGCCCGTTCCCACGGACTAGAATAGTCCATGGTACTTCCCTAAATAATATACATCCACCCAAATAACACCTCTCAAAGTACACAAAAATATGATAAAGACTGTTAAACAGGCCTATACCAGCCCCACCATTGTTTAACAAAGTCAGAGTAACATCAATAAGACCTAATTGAACTAACACTAATACTATGTTAGCTTATGAAGATACTGTCTTCTAACAGAGCAATAACTGCATATATAGACACTACACAGAAAATCATTGAGTGTACTGCAATAAGTCTGTGAGGAAAAGAATGGCAATACCAATCCTTTTTGTTGTGCTGCGCGTCAGTAAGTTTCCTGCACTCTCCGCGAGGTTCCCTTATTAGGATGGGCTCTGGATCTGTataatttttttcaatatatCGTTACTATTGCAAATTTGACGCTTTTGTCAGGTTTTTCTTACTCAGTGCTgggaaccactatatatatattggttattCTTTTGAGGGGGTTTGGGGTCCCTCTCTGTTCCCGTGCACCACATCATAGGTTGTTTCATTCAATTCACGTATATTGCGGTGGAGTGCCACCTAACTCACATACtttatatattgtactgtatatattagttAATGGCTCTAGTTTAATCTGTGGCTGTGCAGCTAATTATTCTCTCTAGCAAAGCAACCTACAGTCTGAACAATTATGTTTGTCTATTTAGTTGCAGACTGTATATTGACTGTTTTAATTTGTGTTACACTATGAAGTTAAAATGTACTGTGCTGACACTTTAGAGAATTTAGATGTCCATTTGGAAATGTTTGCATTTACTGTGTGAATCACGGATATGGTACTCTCAGCTGGGATATTTTGCTAAAAGAGTGCAAATCATAGAAATGGAGCCTGATTATGCTGTCTGTGCTCAATAATCAATGTATTAAAGGACtggagtctgtaagagctgctgagggaaacacagagagagacagcttctctctgggactcctctgtGCAGTTATTACAGACTCTCTGGCCTGGGACGATTAATACTGCTCTATCCTCCCGGGCCACAGAATGTACTGATTTCTGGGGCCACAGACCAACCGCACATGGGCTGCAGATTTCAGCCTGTTGGTCCACGGTCACGGAGGTATTAAGTCTTGCTAAATATGTATCTATAAAACATACAGTCTAACTACCGCATTGCTATTATGCATAAAATATTAGTTCTGCTAATACTGTACGTTGTTCTTATTTTCTGGTGCTGCGGTATAATACTGCACTTACATAAATAGGTTGATGAAATGTAAATAACCATACAATATCTCATCCTCTCAAATTCATAGGTCAGCAACGTTTTTTTGAAAGTTGCTTATATACATTATATGCTTTTTAAATTGACAGTCCTTTTTACAATCAACCTGCCAACATTTTGTAATGTGCCATCTTCTGCCTGAACACTTACTAATTTAGTCAATTACGAGCGGATTCCCCTAAAGATCCTTTAAACTGAGGCATGTAGCTTACAGAATGTTGAACCCCTTTACACACAAACAAGGATATTCTATTAGCCCTTTGCGATGGGATTGGCATGCTtggctattctgtaagcctttcACACATGTCCAAACGTACGGAAAAGgcgtttttagaagcggtttcattcGGGCTGTGCAAATCCCGTCGGAATGACCAAAAAGGCTGAAACTCGCATTTTAAGTGCAAAATGTAAAACCGCTTCTAATATCGCGCATTTTTATTCCCGCCTCCTTCAGAGTGGTGAGATTGGTATCGTGAATTACTGtatatccagagcctgaaatacgggtttggctgagagagcaaatcCTGTATCTCAGcaaatcacatacagtatgtcaggCTCTGGgtggagttagcaccacctcaggtcattctgCTTCTAAAGCAAATACAATCTGGGGTGTTTGGGctgttaaagaggcagtccaagccaGCAAATGTATTTGCAATTTACTTTAAATAGAGGATTGAACCCGGTAATTTATccccgtggaccccctgcttccggagatacttacctccaaattaGGTGCTAATAACCGCTCTCCTTGGCTGCCAAGGATCATGTAATGGCCGATGTTCAAAGATTTTGCATcctgcaagccaataggaagccgtgacgtcattggtgcgtcttcctattggcccatgtgacacgggagctttaaacttgaaaGCATTGCTTGCTCAGCTGGGGCAGttaccggcacctacttcggaggtaagtatctctggaagcagggggtcctctgagctgaaattaatggggttcagcttcggagacccctgcttcaattctatatacAAAATACAATGCAGTTTTTGGGCTTATTTATGACAATGTCAAATCGTGCTGTTGTACAAGGACAAACTCACAGCTGCTAGAACATCCCCCAAAGCTTGTTGTCTGAGTTATGTTACCTATAGGTATTTATTTTCATCCTCCAAAAGTAGTTATTTTCCTCACTTCTTCTTATTCAGGTCTCTGATAAAATCATGTACATTATAGGCTAACATATCACACATAGATAAATTATCTCTAGACCTGGATGTGGAACTAGATTTACCTACTGTACCGAACCTCTAACACTGTTTCTTTATAAAGAAGGTACAGTAGAAAACAAAAACATTATTGGCTCTAATCAATAACTAGAGCTGCTAACCATTGCCAAATACCAATAGAAAACCTCTTCATATTTAGCATAGACAGAAAACATACAAAATCAATGTAAAAGACTTAAAAACAGTTAAGTGTGTGAGGGCTGTTTTAatctatacagctcaaccccgttatagcgcgatccgctacaatgcggatccATTTATCACGCGGTGTGAGTGTGGCATCCGTTTTTTAaaagctaatttaaaaaaaaaaaagctttattgctaacggacggatggacacacacacacacacacacacacaatactcccctgcacatcacaccccatccCCCACTGCCCATCACATCTCCCTTCCTGCACGtaaccccccttcctgcacatctgccccctgcctgcacatcacccccctgcacatcacatcttatacccccctgcccatcacatccctccttcttcccatcacatcccccttcctgcacatcaccccccccactccccgtgTACATCCCATCCCTCCATACacacacctttccccctccctccctgtacctccgctggggggaggagagaagggagctggttcctggccggggacacacacatacacacctctccctcccgaggAGAGAAAGAAGCTGGTTCCTGGCCggggacacacacaaacagctgacatcccggcccagactcaccagcttctcctgtactgctgacacacactcatacacacacacatacacaaatacacacacctctccctccctccctgtacctctgctgagggagaggagagaagggagctggttcctgcCTGGCTTCTCCTGACTCCGTGAgatcctccccctgcaccccccctccgtcgcagactcacagcttctctgcacagcacACGGATCAGCTGCTGCTACAGATGCCGGGTAGTGCTGCGTGGAGGTGCCGCTGCGACGCCGGcttcagggagagctgggagagttatcccagctctccccctcttgcAGATGCAAAATCCCTGatagcagcagccattttttttattttttttaaatatcgcaatcccggttataacgcggtcgtaTTGGGTGGACTCCGAGGacagcgttataacggggttcagctgtactttgTCAAATTGAAACACTGTCCTCAGATCCCTGCAATGAGCCCCTGATAAATGAAGAAAAGTATGGtgctaaacatactgtacatttgctcAGATTTCCAAGCTTGGCCAGATGACGTACAACAGGGGTATGGAAACATTTTTTGCTGTGCACCCCTGCTTGCTCTCATCCGTTGTTGTGCCCCAACCCCCCTTACTTCACACGGGTCTAATGACACCATGGGGTCGTGTGACGTCCCATCAAGagacccacagcgtcatttgacgttatGTTATCATGGCATCTGTGACgtaacatgaccccgcagcaccatttgacgccgcgttgccatggtcatgggtcctgaagccggctgaatcatgCTAAGTAGAGTTTGCAAAGGCCTTACGTTGTccctcggcatttaattgaaatgccttagggaagagtgcgggacctctgcaaccgcccgtacccccaaaaaaatatcttacgcccccccccagtttgtgcaccgctgacgTACAGTATACTGATCTGAACTGGATATCTAAATCCATATCTGCTTATCTTAATCTATATTTTCAGTTaacatgtaattttttttataaacttgtactttatttgcattttttgttaagaCAGATGGGGAGGGGGATACAGAACATATCATTTTAATGTACTATTTTTGGGGTGGTCATTTACAGGGTGCAGGATGCAGATAACTAAACAGGAGGAAACCTTAGACAGCATTTACGTTCTTCAACCACTGTCTTCCATAAACGTTTTGATATAAAAAGGTTGAAGGATAAGTTAAACAGAGTAAACTGAGCCAAATCATTATGGAGTGCAAGAAAACCTTAATCCATCACTTGCTATGATATAGTATTCTATTCCATGCCAAGTTATGAAAGAGATACAGATTTCTGTCCCTCTGCTAAAGTATTTCTAgtctaggggtggccaactcaattcttcaagggccaccaacaggtcatgttttaatgatatccctgcttcagcaccagtggctcaatcagtggctcagtcctgtgctgaagcagggatatccttaaaatctgacctgttggtggcccttgaggactggagttggccatcccggCTCTAGTCTCTTAATAAAAAAGGCAGTTTCCGAGTCTGGCAACAATCTTGCCTTTTTACCTATTGGTAATGGAAGTCGATCTAAAGCTTCTTCCGTAGTTACAAAATTGTAGAAACATTTACTATCCAATCCTATGATGACAATCTTATTATGGAAGATAAGGTTTAGtgcaatatttactaagtggtgttaAACCAGGAGATACCTTACTGCGTCGCAAGATAATCTGCGGCCCATTCAAGGTGCCGCAAGGTATCGTATGGCTTAGCACTGCCTAGTGAATAGGGCCCTAAAATATCATCACATATTTGTAGGCTATCCAAGAATTTGTTGTTTTCTTCTTACACGTTCTGttttatgaaaaagaaaaaaagacacagcgcacgactctcatagtgtAAATAGGTAAATGATTCTAATATAACACAAAATTGTGGTAGAAAATGCACGTACAGAAAAATCAGTTAAACaggcagggcatgtttagggtacatgttaccgctcGGGGATACAGGTGGCTTGCTTCGTGGACACCAGCTGCAGTCATCAACCTCCGGTCCGGATAGAAACGTCTTTCCACTCAGTCCCTTTTGAAATCCAGAGGATCCTTCACTTGAGATATTGTCCACGGGTCAGTACCCAAAAAGCGGCACACGGCTGGAACAGTTACTCCCCACACTGACGGCTCTAAGGCTCTCCCAGCCTAAGTTGCAAGCCTGTAGCTTCGGTGCCTGAAGGCGGAATCACTGACGTCAGTGGGACGCGCCGCGATTGAGCGACGAACAACAATAGATCAGTGAATCTCACGCAGGCTACCGATTGAAGCTTGGAGGCAGCGATAACAGGAACAAAGTCACACAGCAAACAGTAAcactaatcctacgcgtttcgtagactaACATCTACTTCCCTGATGATGGTGTCCACGAAGCAAGCCATCTGTATCCACGAGCGGTAACATGaaccctaaacatgccctgcctGTTTAACTGATATTTTTGTACGTGCATCTACTACCACAATTTTGTGTTATATTATAATCATTTACCTATTTACACTATGCGAGtcgtgcgctgtgtctttttttctttttcatgttcATCTGTGTGATGTCGAGCCATCCACTTTGACAAGCAGCAGACCCTGATTTCTTTGTTGAAGGTTATTGTATGTACTGTCGCGgctgagtttattctaacatttgcccggtctcggccgcgacagataccgggcgcgtgtgtcgccactgtatttgACACAATTTATCCTCACATTCACATTAGTAACACATTTGTGTTCTAATTGCTTGCAACACTGTGCGCTTATTTAGAGAAAGATCTCGGTTATTAAGATGTTTTTCTTCTTTATACTCTAAGTTGAGTAATATTATATGTTTAAGTAGAAGATTATTTTTTATCACTTTGAACACAGTTGGTGCagttttttcttttctatattCTATTTTATTATAGATAACTTCTTTCACATAGGTCACAAAATGTTGACTATAGGTTGGCATGAAATGTTTTGTACAGGATATGTACACAAATACCTATCACCAGAGAACAAATTAATGCTAAGATATAATATTATAATCGGTTTTTTTACCTTCAGACCTTGAACCAAAAATGGTTACATTTGGTCGATGCTTTTTGCTAGGCAACTGTTTCCTTATGATACAAATACTATTATATTAATGTTTGTTTCAAAACTTACTCTCAGAAGGTTCTTTAGACCGTCTTCCACTGGAGGGCTTCCTCAGCAAGTTCCTTCCTGAGGTAAAGAGGGTAGTTAATTCTTCTAGGGGACTTGTTGGTGTTCTGGAACGTGAGCTGCTTTGAGATGAACCATACGTACTGGTAGATGCATTCATTGACTTCCCTTCTTGTGATGTGTTTCTGACTGTAGAATGAGGCACTGATGGAGAATTTCTTGAGAGACTTCCTGAATGCACAGAATCATAGGGCGGAGGTCTTTTGAGGCTTAGAGGAGTTAGTGACCTACCCATGCTCACAGGAGAGGGAGAAGCAGAATGACATTTAGGGTAGCCATGTGCAGACTGCGTTCTGTACATGGTAGCAGGATGGGGTGGGGAGGATGAATGTCCAGAGGAAGTAGTTCCATGAGACACTACTGTCTGGTCTTTCTCCAATTTCTGATGTCCCGGAATGTGAGACGGAAGAGACGATGGTGAAGCAGCAGCTTGTTGCTTGATGTAAGTCACATTTTCCAATACAGGAATCTTTGCAACCTCAAGTGGGGTTAGAGGAGATTCGTCAGAATTTGGTGAACACGGTGCGGGTGCTGGTGGGAACACCAATAAGGGAGGCCTTTGAGAAAGTAAATTTGGAAATGGAGGGGGAATGTCACAAATCTGCCCCTTTGGAGTGGATGGCACTGAGGACTTGGTGAATTCTAAGTCAGGCACTGTGGGAGTAGCACACTGAGAAGAGCAACTATTATGATCATAAAGACATCTTGAATCTTGTCCTACATCATCAAATATGGGGTATTTCATTTCTTCGTACACTGCCTCACTTTGGTCTTCCTCGTCCCTTTTAAAGTCTCTAAGTATGTTTCCAACCATTTCTATATAAACAGGTTCTTCATCGTCAATGTCATGAGcagggttgctgatctgagatgAAGACGCGTCTCGAGACAACGAACTCTTTATCAGGTGGCCATGTTTTCTGATGTACGTTTCATCAAAGGATGTGCTAAGGTGAGTGTTTGGGTTCCGTTTCGGCTTTGGAGGAGGAATCTTCTTGTTATATTCATCACTATATGGCCTTTGCTTTGCCAACACTAAGAATCAAACAGAGTAAAATGTAAACATACAATAGGGATCTGTTTTCTCATAAAACCACATTTCTCACGCCGCATGGATTTTTACAAACTATATTACCATAATACATATGTATTTGTATACATTTACCTTTTGTAAGCACTGTTATCATTCTGTAGCAATTCATCTCATACATTTTGCTGACATACTACAgaagatatatatttatgagcGGCAGCACTAAAATAGCCTATTTGCTGTTGGTGCAGAATTCTTTTATTCACATTGGTATAATAAGATATTTTCTGATATAAACCTTCACATACATGTATCGATACGTTGTACTAGTTAGAGGttttattgtaataaaaataAGGTGCAATAATGGCTGCTTAATCTGTATGTACTTATTTTTATTACaagaactatatataaatattgcacagtatacatgTATGTGCAGATTTATATCAGAAAATCTTAGTGTACAGTACCAATGTGAATAAAAGAATACTGCACTAACAGCTAATATGTTAATTTAGTACTGCTGCtcttaaagatatatattttctAGTACGGCAGCATCATTTCTGAGATGAATTGCTAACATTACATGATGGAACATCTTTTCCTACAATGCTTTGTGATACCTTTGTGGGAGGGAAAATGTAATTGGTAGCAGTAATCCCTAGCATGGTACCATGATGAACGCATGCAGAATGAATGAGCTGTTGAATGGCCTTCACTAATGGGACTATCATGATCAGAGATGGGCGAAAAATTTGttgtggatttggatccgcctcggatCTGCCGGTTCCTTTGGCCCGCGGATTTTcacagatcagtctcaaaaaagcCAATCCgccttttctgtgttttttttttattttttatcactgACAAACCACATGGCGGATGAATAGTCCACAGTCGGATTGTTGTAAATCCACACTCAGATTAAAtctgaggtgggagagagagagagagagagagagagagagtgcagatttTGGATTCAATAGTGCGAATTGTTAAAAATGTAGTCAATTGattggattgtatccaatggcggattcggATGAATGTGCTCAAATTGATTAATACCCAATCCGCAGACGGACTTTACTCCGCAGGAAGGATTTTCAAAGGAGCGCCTGGGGAACGGATtttgacaattctgcccatctcTAGTCATAATAATTCAGTGATAAATCAGGAATATGGGTACGCAACTTATCGAAAAATGATGCAAGGAATACTATCATTAATACACTTTATATATTATACACTGTACATATTCCTCACACCATGCACAGATATGGCTGAAATTCCTGCACTGTTGGATTTTGTAACTACCCGCTCACATGTCTTGATTGAAGTTTTTTCCCTTGATTTTAGGAATACTTGAGATCTTCAGAATCATACCAGAAGTGTTTCTGTTGTTGTTTGTTTCAATTGCCTGCTGATATAACAGTTTATTCTGCATAATTGTAAAGTTCTTAAGAGCTTTATACACAAAGAGTCTCATTCGCTAAACACTGCTAAATTCCAAGATAAATAGTGTGTGGCAGACAAGCCCATACTGTGCAGTATTTTACTTGGGTTTGCACAGTATTCCCTCGCTAATTACATTCAGAAATAGCTTGTATTAAGAAATTAATTAGAATACGCTTAGTGCAAGCTGCTTCCTATTTGTGTATACGAATGAGCTCTGTCATTTGCTAGATATTTCTTCAGGacgaatcatatatatatattgtgacatagtccaaagatgttaggcagctttctgccccattttaggtcagaaagtgcaggaatagttaaaaatgatccgttccacagcttcccattaactcaggcagctggatggaaaatccagaccacagattacaatggctctagttctccctcacctgctcttctaatcacatgcacaggtatttagagcagagaggttttgcatttcaatctctctccttagagcctggaggctgggggtatcgctgctccacagtatccagtttcggggtggacggcctctccaagtatcacagtaccagaggatttgcctggacacttgggaccgagttcccaccacgaacagataagacaaaaacaaatgtttactgctgttgctgaaagactgtgctgtatctaagtgaccctaaatgagagggcattgttttaagctgtggaaccaggttagttggccagcagcttttagagagactgattctaatgtgtagttagatccctgaaagggataggattttgtttataatttggtttctttttacttgaaataacagtgtgggaaatactataacactgaaatgagaactgctgaatgaaagtatctgagtacctctaatctacacttgttaaagctgcagtaccttacttggatgaaaataaagcaggcagaagcctgagttaagcaacgtaatacattgcatgttcctgtttgttgtataattaaccctagaagactgtgtcaggaagaacccagacagacgtcagcgctacaaaagagggggcgtttgtcacaatatatatatatatatatatatatatatatatatatatatatatatatatatatatatatatatatatatatatatatatatatatatatatatatatatatatatatatatatatatatatatatatatatatataaaatattatggCACTAGTGTAACACAGACAATCAGTGCATATGTTACATAATAAAATGCTATGGCTCGGGAAGACATGTCCTTACCTATATG
The genomic region above belongs to Ascaphus truei isolate aAscTru1 unplaced genomic scaffold, aAscTru1.hap1 HAP1_SCAFFOLD_3321, whole genome shotgun sequence and contains:
- the LOC142483522 gene encoding neuronal tyrosine-phosphorylated phosphoinositide-3-kinase adapter 2-like yields the protein MVNNDATFCFYSIGGEVARGTEGGYVNKHFRMGFMTMPAPQDRLPHPCSSGFSVRSQSLHSVGGADDDSSGCSRKQPPPKPKRDPNTKLSISSETVNFGTLGKSHKLTDVLAKQRPYSDEYNKKIPPPKPKRNPNTHLSTSFDETYIRKHGHLIKSSLSRDASSSQISNPAHDIDDEEPVYIEMVGNILRDFKRDEEDQSEAVYEEMKYPIFDDVGQDSRCLYDHNSCSSQCATPTVPDLEFTKSSVPSTPKGQICDIPPPFPNLLSQRPPLLVFPPAPAPCSPNSDESPLTPLEVAKIPVLENVTYIKQQAAASPSSLPSHIPGHQKLEKDQTVVSHGTTSSGHSSSPPHPATMYRTQSAHGYPKCHSASPSPVSMGRSLTPLSLKRPPPYDSVHSGSLSRNSPSVPHSTVRNTSQEGKSMNASTSTYGSSQSSSRSRTPTSPLEELTTLFTSGRNLLRKPSSGRRSKEPSESKF